Within Chloroflexota bacterium, the genomic segment GCACCGGCGAGTTGGCCTACTACCGCGAGGTGTCGGCCGAGGTGCCGGCGGGCGTGCTGGCGATGCTGAAAGTGCCGGACGTGGGGCCGAAGACCGCGCTGCGGCTCTGGAAAGACCTCGGCGTCACCGATCTGGACGGCCTGCGCCGCGCGATTGCCGAGGGCAAGGTGCGGAACCTGAAGGGCATGGGCGAGAAGTCCGAGGCGAAGATCCTGGCCGGGCTGGACGCGCTCTCGCGCAAGACCACGCGTCGCCGCATCTCCGAGGTGGATCCGTTTGCGCAGGCTCTGCTGGCGGCCGTGCAGGACGCCTGCGGCACGGCGATCCGGCAGATCACGTTCGCCGGGTCGCTGCGCCGCCGCCGCTCGACGATCGGCGATCTCGACCTGCTGGCCAGCGCCGATCCGGCGGCGCACGAGCGCATCCTGGCGGCGTTCGTAAAGCTGCCGCATGTGCAGACGATCAACGACCACGGCACGACCAAGGCGTCGATCATTGCGCGCAACGGCATGCAGGTGGACCTGCGCGTGCTGGAGCCGAAGCACTGGGGCTGCGCGCTGGTGTACTTCACCGGCAGCAAAGAGCACAACATCGCCGTGCGCGGCCTGGCACAGGATCGCGGCCTGTCGCTCAACGAGTACCGCTTCGCGAAGGGACGCAAAGAGATATTCTGCGAGAGCGAGGAAGCGGTGTACGAGACGGTCGGCTTGCCGTGGATTCCGCCGGAGCTGCGCGAGGCAGCCGGCGAGATCGAGGCGGCGCGCGAGGGACGCCTGCCGGTGCTGATCGAGCGCGGCGACCTGAAGGGCGACCTGCAGACGCACTCGACCTGGAGCGACGGCGCACTGTCGATCGAGGAGATGGCGCGCGCGGCCAAGGCGCGCGGGCTTAAGTACCTGGCGGTCACCGATCACAGCAGCGGCCTCGGCGTCACGCGCGGCGTGGACGCGGCGCGCATCAAGCGCCAGTGGAAAGAGATCGACGCGGTCAACACCAAGCTGAGCGGTTTCACGGTGCTCAAAGGGCTGGAGCTGGAAATCAAAGCGGACGGTTCACTCGACATGCCGGACGAGATCCTGGCGCAGCTCGACATCTGCCTGGCCTCGACGCACACGGCGCAGAAGCAGCCGAAGGAGAAGATCACCGCGCGTGTGCTCAAAGCGATGCATCACCCGTACGTGGACGCCATCGCCCACCCGAGCGGGCGGCTGATCGGCGAGCGCGAAGCCAGCGCGCTGGACATCGCCGAGGCGATGCGCGCGGCGCAGGAGACCGGCACGCTGCTTGAACTCGACGGCGCGCCCGAACGCATGGACCTCGACGAGACGCACCTGCGCCGCCTGAAGGAACTGGGCCTGAAGACGATTCTCGACAGCGACGCGCACCACCCCGACGCCTTCAACGGGCTCGACTACGGCATCGGCAACGCGCGGCGCGGCTGGCTGGAGGCGGGCGACGTGCTGAACACGCTGCCGTGGAGCCGCGCGCGCAAGCACCTCAAGCGGAACCGCCGGTGAGTCGCGCGCACGTCGAGATGACCGCCTGCTATACCTGTGACCTGTGCGGCGCGGAGGCCGGGCGGATCGAGATGCGGCCCGATGGCGATGCGCGGGTTGCCGTGACCATCACCGGCATCGTGGGCGTCACACAGACGTGGCTGGCCGCCGCCGACGCGCCACAGGTCGCCGTCGCGCTGTACGGCACGGTGCGCGCGCTGTATCATTACAACGACGAGTGGGCGTCGTTCTTCTGCCCGGAGTGCGAGCGCATCTACTGCGCGAAGCACTGGCGCACCGAAGTCATTTTTGAGGATGACCCGTTCCCCGCGTGGTATGACTGCACGTACGGCACCTGCCCGGAAGGGCACCGCCGCATGGTGGACGACTGAGGCGGGTGCCCGCGTATTGGCGTCCCCTGAGAATGCCATGTCGCCGCGGCGACGTGCGTGCGGACAGAAACTGGTGGCCGGATTGCCAACCCGTCATGCCGGCGACGTTGCCCGCTGGCTTCGGGCCAGCGGGCGGTTAACGTTCAGCGGCGTGAGGCCGCTGAACACCGCCGGCATCCAGCGGTGCTGCCCCTGGGCCCCGGCTCCCATGGAAATAGGCAACTCTAGGCGTAGGGCCAGGTCTTTGACCTGGCCAACCGGATGGGTCAAAGACCCGTCCCTACACCGACACGGCCATTTCCATGCGCGAGTGTGCGTCCCTGGCGCATCACCAACTTTCGCCGGGGCGACAACGGGTGACGCCTGGGTGACGAATGCAGCGAAGTTTCTGGACACCCTGTCGAAGGGGCGTGCCAAGTGGCGTATGCGCTTCGACCCCGTCTGCGACTCGCCCCGCGCCGTTGGCGGGGGTGGGCGGTGCGGCAAGCTCAGCGCCCGCTCCGAGGGCGGTCGCTCTGCCTTATCGTCCCTACGGGCGGGGCGGCTTGCGAATCAACCCGCGATAGATGCCCGGCGTAGAGTCCTCAATGAGCGTGGCGCCGACCGCCTTCGCGTAGAACTCCGCCGGGCCGACTGCGCCGATGATGGCATAGCCGTAGCCCTCGGCGCGCATCGCCTGCAGCGCGGCAACCAGCAGCGCGCGCCCCACGCCGCGCCCGCGCTCATCCGGCGCCACGCCGGTCGGCCCGAAGAAGCCTTTCATGGTGGCGTCGTAGCACGCGAAGCCGAGCAATCGCCCATCCTGCACGGCGATGAAGCAGGCGACCGGCGCGCGCGCGAACGCCGTTTCGCACTCGCTGACCCAGTAGTCAGAGAACTGCTCGCGCACCCACAGTGTGACGATCCACTTTTCAGGCGCCAGTGCGCGACGCACGTCCACCGCGAGGGATGCAAGGCGATCCGCGTCAGCGTTGCCGGCGGGCAGATCATACAGCTTGACGAGCATGTCGGGCATGGCGTGTCTCTCCGTGCCTTGTGGTGCGGCTCCGATGTGCATGGTGATGGAGCGACGCGAACATTGATGGACCGATTGTGCCAGCGGCGCGCCCGTTCCGCAAAAATGAACATCCGTGCGGTCGTCCGGGCGCATGCGAAGAACATCCGATCGCAAGGTTATGTAAAGCTGAGTTGCGGTTTCAAGTACCTAGGACAATTATGCGCGCAAAACATGATTTGACGGAAGCACGCAGATGTGATTAAATACCGCCAATCGCGGGAGGAGTACCTGAGTACTCTGTGCTTACACGAAACCTCATTTTCGGCACGTGACACGCATGTCTTTTTCGCCGTCTGCACGCCAAGTCATCCTCAATCCCAGCCGAGTGTCGCTGTATTGTCCCTGCGAGCGTTCCGCGCCGTCGTTCTCGAGTTCGCGCTCATGCCTGTTGAAGGAGAGTCCCGATGCTTCGGTACACTATTGAGCGGTTCCTGTATTTGATTCCGACGTTGCTGGTGATGTCGCTGATCGTCTTCCTGATCATGCACGCGACGCCGGGCAGCCCGCTGGATCCGATGGCGGCCAACGCGAACCCGTTAACGGCGGAGGCCCAGAAGCGTCTGTACGAGGCGTACGGCCTGGACAAGCCGCTGTACGAGCAGTATGGGATCTACATTTGGAAGGTGATTCACCTCGATTTCGGCGTCTCCTACGTGCAGCGCGATCGCGAAGTGTCGGCGATCATCGCCAACACGTTCCCCATTTCGCTGACGCTCGGATTCATCGCGTTCGTCGTCTCCATCGTGTTTGGACTGGCGCTGGGCATTATCGCGGCGATGCGCCAGAACACGTGGATCGACTATTTATCCTCAACGATTGCGATGCTCACGGTCAGCACCCCGAATTTTGTGATTGGCATCACCCTGATCGTGATCTTCTCCATTACTCTGCAGTGGCTGCCGATCGCGATGTCAGTTAGCGGTGATTTCGACTTCTGGAGCCTGGAGTACTGGGCCAAGAACTGGCAGTTCTGGGTGCTGCCGACGACGGTGTTGGCGTTCTTCGAACTGGCGACGATTGCGCGTTACACGCGGGCCAGCATGATCGAGGTCATCCGCTCGGACTTTGTGCGCACGGCGCGCGCCAAGGGCCTGTTGGAGGGCGCGGTAGTGATGCGGCACGTCCTGAAGAACGCGCTGATCCCAGTCGCGACGATCCTGGGCCCGCTATTTGCGGCTATCGGTACCGGCACGTTCGTGGTTGAGACGTTGTTCAGCATTCCAGGCATGGGCAAGTTCTTCGTAACGAGCATGACCGGGCGCGACTACAACATGATCATGGCGGTGATCCTGATCTACGGCGCGTTTCTTGCCGTCATGAATATCCTCGTCGACCTGGTGTACGGGTTCCTCGACCCGCGCATTCGCTACAACTAACCCGGCATGCGTCTTTGCGGCACAACCAAGAGGATGGAATGAGCGTACAGACCAAATCGAAGTCGCAGAACCCGCAGGTCATCATCGATGAGGAGCTCGGCGAAATCCTGGCCGTGCGGCCGACCAGCCTGTGGCGGGATGCCTATTTCCGGCTGGTCCGCAACAAGCTGGCGATCCTGGGCATGCTGTTTGTGATTCTGATGATCGTGTTTGCCATCGTGGCCGACGCCTACCCCAAAGCGTATGATAAGCAGGCGCTGACTTATGCCTCCGTGCCGCCCGGCGAAGCCGGTTTCGTGATGGGCGCCGATTACCTCGGGCGCGATATGCTGAGCCGCCTACTGAAAGGGGCGCAGGTGTCGTTGATGGTCGGTCTCGGCGCGCAGGTCATTGTGCTCCTGATCGGCATCCCGGTCGGCATGTTCGCCGGCTACTACGGCGGGCGCACCGACATGCTCCTGATGCGCGTCGTCGACATCATGTACGCGTTTCCGCAGTTGCTGTTTGTGATTCTGCTCACGTCGATGATGGGCGCGGACCTGCGGAACATCTTCATCGCCATCGGCTTAACCGGGTGGGTGGGCCTGGCGCGGCAGGTGCGCGCCCAGGTGCTGTCGCTGCGCGAGCGCGAGTACGTCAAGGCGGCGCGCGTGGCCGGCGCCAGCGGCCCGTACATCATCGTGCGCCACCTGATTCCGAACACGATGACGATCATCATCGTCGCGCTGACGTTCGGCATCCCGCTGGCGATCTTCACGGAATCCACGCTCTCGTACCTCGGCCTCGGCATCAAGCCGCCGCTGCCGTCGTGGGGGCAGATGGTCGGCGAATACCAGCAGTATATCCGCACCGACCTGCACATGGTGCTGTCGCCGGCGCTGGCGCTCGGCCTGACCATGCTCGGCTTTACCTTCTTTGGCGATGGCCTGCGCGACGCGCTCGACCCGCGCATGAACCGCTAGGCGCGGCAAACTCCCCGCCAGGCCCGGACGACTATGACACAACAAAACACAAAACCGATCCTCGAGGTCGACAATCTGCGCACCCACTTCTTCACCCGCAATGGCGTGGTGAAGGCGGTGGACGGCATCTCGTTCAAGATGCACGAAGGCGAAACGCTGGGCATCGTGGGCGAGAGCGGCTGCGGCAAGTCGATCACCGCGCTGTCGCTCATGAAGCTGATCCCGCATCCCGGCAAGGTGGTGACCGGCAACATCCACTTGCAGACCGACTCCGGCATGGTCGATGTGACGCAGATCTCCGACCGCCAGATGGCGGATATCCGCGGTAACAAGATCGCCATGATCTTTCAGGAACCGATGACGTCGCTCAACCCGGTGCTGACCATCGGCTACCAGTTGACCGAACCGCTCAAGCTGCACCTAGACATGAACGACGAACAGGCGCGCAAACAGGCCGTTGACCTGTTGAAGCGCGTCGGCATCCCGGCGGCGTCGGATCGGCTGGGCGATTACCCGCACCAGTTCTCGGGCGGTATGCGCCAGCGCGTGATGGTCGCCATGGCGATTGCCTGCACGCCGCTGCTGCTGCTCGCCGACGAGCCGACGACCGCGCTCGACGTGACGATCCAGGCGCAGATCCTCGACCTGATTCGCAAGATGAACACCGATCTGGGCGTGGGCGTCGTGCTGATCACGCACGACCTCGGCGTCGTGGCCGACCTGTGCCAGCGCGTGATTGTCATGTACGCCGGCCAGATCATCGAAGAAGCGCCGATCGACGACATCTTCAACCGCCCGGCGCATCACTACACGATCGGCCTGCTGCGCTCGGTGCCGAAACTCGGCGTCAACGTCAAGGAACGACTCATCCCCATGAAAGGCCTGCCGCCCGACCTGCTGAACCCGCCGGCCGGCTGCCGCTTCTACGCGCGCTGTCCGGCGCGCCAGGAGAAGTGCAAAGAGCAGCCGCCGCTGACGCGCGTCAGCGCGCAGCATCAGGTAGCCTGCTGGTTCCCGCAGGAGCGACCCGCATGACGACCAACACCAGCGATCCGACCAAGGTACTGCTGTCCGTGCGCGGTCTGAAGAAGTATTTCAAGATCGGCGGCGGCATGATTTTCGACCGCCAGGGACGCACCCTGAAGGCGGTCGACGACGTCACGTTTGACGTATTTGAAGGCGAGACGTTCGGCCTGGTGGGCGAGTCGGGCTGCGGCAAGACCACGCTCGGACAGTCGATCGTCCGCCTGTACGAGCCGACCGACGGGCAAATCATCCTGAACGGCCAGGACATCGCCAAGCTGGGCGATGAGGCGCTGCGGCCGCTGCGGCGCAATATGCAGATGATCTTCCAGGACCCGGCGTCGAGCCTCGACCCGCGCATGACGGTCGGCGATATCATCGGCGAGCCGCTCGACGTGTTCCGGGTCGGCACGAAGTCCGAGCAGAAACAGCGCGTGCAGGACCTGCTCAAGGTCGTCGGCCTGAACCCGTTCTTCGTCAACCGCTACCCGCACGAGTTCAGCGGCGGCCAGCGCCAGCGCATCGGCATTGCGCGCGCCCTGGCGCTGAACCCGCGCCTGATCATCTGCGACGAGGCCGTCTCGGCGCTCGACGTGTCGGTGCAGGCGCAGGTGCTGAACCTGCTCAGGGACCTGCAGGCGCAGTTCGGGTTGACCTATATCTTCGTCGCGCACAACCTGGCGGTGGTGGCGCACATCAGCGACCGGATCGGCGTCATGTACCTGGGGCGCCTGGTCGAGATGGGCACGACGTCCGAGATTTACGACACGCCCAAGCACCCATACACGCAGGCGCTACTGACGGCGATTCCGGTGCCGACGGTCGGCGCCAAGAAGCGTCAGCGCATCATACTGCAGGGCGACGTGCCAAGCCCGCTCAACCCGCCCAGCGGCTGCCCGTTCCACCCGCGCTGCCCGATCGCCAACCTGCCGCGCTGCGCGACGGAGATCCCGGTCTTCGAGGAAAAGTCAAAAGGGCACTGGGCGGCCTGTCACTACACGAACTAGAACTCATCGCGGGATCGGCGCCACCGGTCTCGAGGACTAAAGCCGGACGAGAATGCTGAAGGAGGTGATGTAAGTTCGCGATTGCGATCGCATTGACTTTGTACAGGCACGGTGTTCCAAACAGAAGCACACACTGACTCTCAACCCTGGAGGAGAGAATGTCCGAAAAGAACTGGGCAAATGACCTGGATCAGGTCAGGCAATTTGAAGAACGCGCCTTGAGCGCGGGCATGAACCGCCGCACGTTCCTGAAGATCCTGGCGGCGGCCGGTGCGAGCAGCGCCATCCTCGCTGCTTGCGGCGGCCCGACGACCGCGCCGACCATGGCGCCGGTGGCGCCGACCGCGGCCGGCCCCGCGGCCACGACCGCTCCCGCGGTGGCGACCGCAACCAGCGCGCCGAAGCCGACGACGGCCGCGACGACCGCCGCCGTGCAGCCGCCCGCCGGCGGGAAGGTGCCGGATGCGGAGCAGGTCTTCCGCGACGGCTCCTACATGCCGGCCGAGCCGGCCAGCATGGACTTCAACGGCAACCTGTACTGCGCCGGTTTGACCGAGATCTGGGCCGGCCTGCTGAACTTCAACTTCGACTACAAGCCGCAGCCGTACCTCGCCACGTTCACCCAGAAGGACAACGTGTTCACGTTCACGATGAAGGACGGTGTGAAGTGGACCAACGGCGACCCGGTGACCGCCAAGGACTTCGAGTGGTCATGGATTCGCATGCTGCATCCGGGCACCAAGGCGCCGTACTCGTCGCTGCTGTACGATGTCAAGGGCGCCGAAGCGTTCAACAACCGCAAAGACCTGAAGGGCACGCAGGCCGAGATCGAAGCGGCGAACAAGGAAGTCGGCATCGTGGCGACCGACGCCAAGACGCTGGTCGTCACGTTGAACGGCCCCTACGGCTACTTCCCGACGATCGTCGCCTACATCGCCGCGCTGCCGAACCACCGCGCGACGCTGGAGAAGACGGGCGAAGTGTTTGGCGACGCGGTGAAGGCGTCCGAGCCGGCCGTCATCACGACCAACGGCCCCTTCAAGCTGACCAAATGGACGCACGAGAAGGTGATTGAGATGGAGCGCTGGGACGGCTGGACGGCCGGACCCAAGCCGACGATCCGCAAGGTCATCTACCCGGTCATCGCCGACACGCAGGAACTGGCGTCGTACGAGAAGAACGAAGTCGACCGCGCCAATGTCCAGCCGGCGGAGATCAAGCGCGTGAAGGCCGACGCGAAGCTGAGCAAGGAACTGATCACCTATTCGGGCACCGGCGTGTTCTACCTCGTGCCGAACCCGAACATGAAGCCGTTCGACGTCAAGGGCGTCCGCCGCGCGATCAACCACGCGATCGACCGCGCCGCGATCGTCAAGAGCGTCCTGCAGGACGTCGGCAAGATTTCGTACACCTTCGACGGGCCCGACCTGCCGCACTACGTCGATCCGGCGAAGTATCCGAAAATTGTCGAACTGTGCAAGTTCGATCCGAAGCTGGCGATGGACGAACTGAAGGGCACGCCGTACGAAGGCGGCAAGAACTGGCCGGCGATTAAGCTGTCGTATCGCACGGGCGAAGAGCGCATCGGCTCGACACAGGCGGTGCAGGCGATCCAGGCGATGTTGAAGGACAACCTCAACATGAGCGTGGAGCTCGACCCGGCCGAGCAGAAGGTGTTCCGCCCGAACATGTGGGACCACAAGCAGCAGTTCACGTGGATACGCTGGTACTCAGACTACCCGGACTCGAACAACAACCTGTATCAGGTTTGGTACTCGGGCTCGGGCGCGTCGGGTCACCGCCACGACTTCGCGAACCCGGCGTTCGATAAGCTCGTGACCGACGCGAAGGTCGGCACCCTGGATGAGCGCACCGCGAAGTACGCGCAGGCGGAACTGGTCGGTCTCGAAGACGGCTACGCGACGTATGTGTATTACCTGTACTCGTCGCGCACGTACAAACCGTGGGTCGGCGGCGTTCCGAAGAACTCCCGCGGCGAAATCGTGCAGGATGTGAATATCTTCTTCGCCATGCCTGAGACGCTGTTCATTCAGGAAGCGGAAGGCCGGCCGAAGCTGTCCTAGTTTCAAAAACATCGTCGCCGGGTGCTGTTTGACCTGGTTACAACCTGAACGACACACGCGGGGCCGTAAGGCCCCGCGTGTGTTTTTTTGCGCAGTGTGACAACGCATCTGAAAAGGCATGCATGTGGAGCGTCCCGCGCCATTCGACGGCGCTTGGTGGCGCTAAGGATGCGCTCCGATTGGCGTCAAGTAATCATGGAATAGCCCTACTCACCAAATAGCCGCTTTTGCCCGCTCGGAGTATAATCGTTGCAATTCCCCGAACCTGGCTGATGGATCCCTCAAGGAGAGTTCACATGGACCAAACTGCGGACGTCGTCGTGATTGGCGGCGGCATGCTCGGATGTTCTACAGCCGTGCAGTTGGCACTGAAGGGCGCAAAGCGTATTGTGCTGCTGGAGAAGGGCGCACAGGTCGCCGTCGGCGCGAGCGGCGCGAGCGGCGGGCTGGTGCGCATGCACTATACCGTCCCGGCGGCCGTAAGCCTCGCCTGGCGCAGCCTGCACCTGTGGCAGACCTGGAACGACTGGGTCGGCGCGCCGTCGCCGTTCGTCAACAGCGGCTTCGTGATGATTGTCGGCCACGGCGATGGCGACGTCCTGCGCGCCAACGTGCGTATGATGCAGGGACTGGGCGTGGATACAGAGGTCATCTCGGTTGACGACTTGCGTGCGCTGATACCGGGCATCTACACCGATGACATTGGCGGCGTATCGTACGAACCGCAAAGTGGCTATGCCTATCCGGTGGACGCGACGCAGGGGTTGGCCAATCGCGCGCGCGCGCTCGGTGTCGAGATCAAGTTTAACACAGCGGCAACGCGCATCCGCACACAGTCGGGGCGCGTGAGCGGCGTCGAGACGAGCGCCGGCGTCATCACCACGCCCTCGGTTGTACTGGCCGCCGGCGCGTGGGCCGGCAGACTGGCGCAGACGGCCGGCGTCACGCTCCCGCTGACGCCGAGGCGCGGCATGGCGGCTAACAGCGGCTGGCCCTCGGGCATGGGACGCCATCCGGTCATTATTGACCGTGCGTTGGGGATGTACACGCGCAACGATCGCAATCAGCGCAACCTGTTCGGCATCGAGCCGGCGTTGCCGGTTGAGCCTGATGCGCCCGACGCGTTCGAATTGGAAGCTGGCAGAATGGAGCCCGCGCTCGCCGTCATCAAGCGGCGACTACCGCGCATGGCGCTCTCCAGCGACCCCACCGGGTGGGCCGCGCCGGAAGCTTACACTCCGGACGGGCAGGTCCTCCTCGGGTTGGCACCTGGCGTGAGCGGCCTCTACCTCGCGACGGGTGGCAGCCTGACTAGCTTCAAGACCGCGCCGGCCATTGGCGAAGCGGTGGCGGAGCTGCTGCTCGAAGGGCAAAGCAAGCACGTGGATAGCACGCTGTTCCGCGCGACCCGCTTTGCGGAAGGCAAACTGCTGACTGGAGAGCACGAATACGCGTCGACCATGGCCGGGGACGAAGGAAAGCAGTCGCCCGGCTAACATCCTTGGCATCAATCGCTCTCAGACCTGTCTGGTCGAACCGATCGGTCGGGCTGGACGCACAATTTGGCGCGCACGTCTCATGGTCCAATGATGAGTACACCATGTGAAGGAGGTGATACAGAGCAAAGACTACAAGCCCCTTCCAGCAGGTGAGTTGGCCGATACGCAGTTCGAATGCAGCGCTTTAGGAGGAGAGAATGCCAAACAACGATTGGGTCAACGACCCAGAGCAAGTCAAGTTGTTCCAGGCCCGTGCCGAGTCCGGCGGTATGAACCGCCGCACGTTCCTGAAGATCCTGGCGGCCGCCGGTGCGAGCAGCGCTATCCTGGCGGCTTGCGGCGGCCCGACGACCGCGCCGACCATGGCGCCGGTGGCGCCGACCACGGCGGGCACGGCCCCGACCGCAGCGCCTGCGGTAGCCACGCCGACCAAGCCCGCCGCGGTTGCGACCACCGCCGCCGTGCAGCCGCCCGCCGGCGGGAAGGTGCCGGATGCGGAGCAGGTCTTCCGCGACGGCTCCTACATGCCGGCCGAGCCGGCCAGCATGGACTTCAACGGTAACCTGTACTGCGCTGGCTGCACGGAGATCTGGGCCGGCCTGCTGAACTTCGACTTCGACTACAAGCCGCAGCCGTACCTCGCCACGTACGTCCAGAAGGACAACGTCTTTACCTTCACGATGAAGGACGGCGTGAAGTGGACGAATGGCGACCCGGTGACGGCGAAAGATTTCGCTTGGTCGTGGGTCCGCATGCTGCACCCGGGCACCAAAGCGCCGTACTCGTCGCTGCTGTATGATGTCAAGGGCGCCGAGGCGTTCAACAACCGCAAGGATCTGAAGAGCACCAACGAGGAGATCGACAACGCGGACGTCGGCATCAAGGCTGTGGATGACAAGACGCTGGTCGTCACGCTGAACGGCCCCTACGGCTACTTCCCGACGATTGTCGCCTACATCGCCGCGCTGCCGAACCATCGCAAGACGGTTGAGAAGACGGGTGAAGTATTTGGCGATGCGGTGAAGGCGTCCGAGCCGGCCGTCATCACGAGCAACGGCCCGTTCAAGCTGACGCAGTGGGTGCACGAGAAGACGTTGACGATGGAGCGCTGGGACGGCTGGACGGCCGGACCCAAGCCGGCGATCCGCAAGGTCATCTACCCGGTCATCGCCGACGTGCAGGAA encodes:
- a CDS encoding ABC transporter permease, which gives rise to MLRYTIERFLYLIPTLLVMSLIVFLIMHATPGSPLDPMAANANPLTAEAQKRLYEAYGLDKPLYEQYGIYIWKVIHLDFGVSYVQRDREVSAIIANTFPISLTLGFIAFVVSIVFGLALGIIAAMRQNTWIDYLSSTIAMLTVSTPNFVIGITLIVIFSITLQWLPIAMSVSGDFDFWSLEYWAKNWQFWVLPTTVLAFFELATIARYTRASMIEVIRSDFVRTARAKGLLEGAVVMRHVLKNALIPVATILGPLFAAIGTGTFVVETLFSIPGMGKFFVTSMTGRDYNMIMAVILIYGAFLAVMNILVDLVYGFLDPRIRYN
- a CDS encoding twin-arginine translocation signal domain-containing protein, coding for MSEKNWANDLDQVRQFEERALSAGMNRRTFLKILAAAGASSAILAACGGPTTAPTMAPVAPTAAGPAATTAPAVATATSAPKPTTAATTAAVQPPAGGKVPDAEQVFRDGSYMPAEPASMDFNGNLYCAGLTEIWAGLLNFNFDYKPQPYLATFTQKDNVFTFTMKDGVKWTNGDPVTAKDFEWSWIRMLHPGTKAPYSSLLYDVKGAEAFNNRKDLKGTQAEIEAANKEVGIVATDAKTLVVTLNGPYGYFPTIVAYIAALPNHRATLEKTGEVFGDAVKASEPAVITTNGPFKLTKWTHEKVIEMERWDGWTAGPKPTIRKVIYPVIADTQELASYEKNEVDRANVQPAEIKRVKADAKLSKELITYSGTGVFYLVPNPNMKPFDVKGVRRAINHAIDRAAIVKSVLQDVGKISYTFDGPDLPHYVDPAKYPKIVELCKFDPKLAMDELKGTPYEGGKNWPAIKLSYRTGEERIGSTQAVQAIQAMLKDNLNMSVELDPAEQKVFRPNMWDHKQQFTWIRWYSDYPDSNNNLYQVWYSGSGASGHRHDFANPAFDKLVTDAKVGTLDERTAKYAQAELVGLEDGYATYVYYLYSSRTYKPWVGGVPKNSRGEIVQDVNIFFAMPETLFIQEAEGRPKLS
- a CDS encoding GNAT family N-acetyltransferase, producing MPDMLVKLYDLPAGNADADRLASLAVDVRRALAPEKWIVTLWVREQFSDYWVSECETAFARAPVACFIAVQDGRLLGFACYDATMKGFFGPTGVAPDERGRGVGRALLVAALQAMRAEGYGYAIIGAVGPAEFYAKAVGATLIEDSTPGIYRGLIRKPPRP
- a CDS encoding ABC transporter ATP-binding protein, whose amino-acid sequence is MTQQNTKPILEVDNLRTHFFTRNGVVKAVDGISFKMHEGETLGIVGESGCGKSITALSLMKLIPHPGKVVTGNIHLQTDSGMVDVTQISDRQMADIRGNKIAMIFQEPMTSLNPVLTIGYQLTEPLKLHLDMNDEQARKQAVDLLKRVGIPAASDRLGDYPHQFSGGMRQRVMVAMAIACTPLLLLADEPTTALDVTIQAQILDLIRKMNTDLGVGVVLITHDLGVVADLCQRVIVMYAGQIIEEAPIDDIFNRPAHHYTIGLLRSVPKLGVNVKERLIPMKGLPPDLLNPPAGCRFYARCPARQEKCKEQPPLTRVSAQHQVACWFPQERPA
- a CDS encoding FAD-binding oxidoreductase; translation: MDQTADVVVIGGGMLGCSTAVQLALKGAKRIVLLEKGAQVAVGASGASGGLVRMHYTVPAAVSLAWRSLHLWQTWNDWVGAPSPFVNSGFVMIVGHGDGDVLRANVRMMQGLGVDTEVISVDDLRALIPGIYTDDIGGVSYEPQSGYAYPVDATQGLANRARALGVEIKFNTAATRIRTQSGRVSGVETSAGVITTPSVVLAAGAWAGRLAQTAGVTLPLTPRRGMAANSGWPSGMGRHPVIIDRALGMYTRNDRNQRNLFGIEPALPVEPDAPDAFELEAGRMEPALAVIKRRLPRMALSSDPTGWAAPEAYTPDGQVLLGLAPGVSGLYLATGGSLTSFKTAPAIGEAVAELLLEGQSKHVDSTLFRATRFAEGKLLTGEHEYASTMAGDEGKQSPG
- the polX gene encoding DNA polymerase/3'-5' exonuclease PolX, producing the protein MPDTSLTNLQIAELLDQIGDILDLQGEIVFKVAAYRRAAESIRHLNQDLRDIWQNDAKNLRTIGGVGEAIALKLDELLRTGELAYYREVSAEVPAGVLAMLKVPDVGPKTALRLWKDLGVTDLDGLRRAIAEGKVRNLKGMGEKSEAKILAGLDALSRKTTRRRISEVDPFAQALLAAVQDACGTAIRQITFAGSLRRRRSTIGDLDLLASADPAAHERILAAFVKLPHVQTINDHGTTKASIIARNGMQVDLRVLEPKHWGCALVYFTGSKEHNIAVRGLAQDRGLSLNEYRFAKGRKEIFCESEEAVYETVGLPWIPPELREAAGEIEAAREGRLPVLIERGDLKGDLQTHSTWSDGALSIEEMARAAKARGLKYLAVTDHSSGLGVTRGVDAARIKRQWKEIDAVNTKLSGFTVLKGLELEIKADGSLDMPDEILAQLDICLASTHTAQKQPKEKITARVLKAMHHPYVDAIAHPSGRLIGEREASALDIAEAMRAAQETGTLLELDGAPERMDLDETHLRRLKELGLKTILDSDAHHPDAFNGLDYGIGNARRGWLEAGDVLNTLPWSRARKHLKRNRR
- a CDS encoding ATP-binding cassette domain-containing protein translates to MTTNTSDPTKVLLSVRGLKKYFKIGGGMIFDRQGRTLKAVDDVTFDVFEGETFGLVGESGCGKTTLGQSIVRLYEPTDGQIILNGQDIAKLGDEALRPLRRNMQMIFQDPASSLDPRMTVGDIIGEPLDVFRVGTKSEQKQRVQDLLKVVGLNPFFVNRYPHEFSGGQRQRIGIARALALNPRLIICDEAVSALDVSVQAQVLNLLRDLQAQFGLTYIFVAHNLAVVAHISDRIGVMYLGRLVEMGTTSEIYDTPKHPYTQALLTAIPVPTVGAKKRQRIILQGDVPSPLNPPSGCPFHPRCPIANLPRCATEIPVFEEKSKGHWAACHYTN
- a CDS encoding ABC transporter permease — encoded protein: MSVQTKSKSQNPQVIIDEELGEILAVRPTSLWRDAYFRLVRNKLAILGMLFVILMIVFAIVADAYPKAYDKQALTYASVPPGEAGFVMGADYLGRDMLSRLLKGAQVSLMVGLGAQVIVLLIGIPVGMFAGYYGGRTDMLLMRVVDIMYAFPQLLFVILLTSMMGADLRNIFIAIGLTGWVGLARQVRAQVLSLREREYVKAARVAGASGPYIIVRHLIPNTMTIIIVALTFGIPLAIFTESTLSYLGLGIKPPLPSWGQMVGEYQQYIRTDLHMVLSPALALGLTMLGFTFFGDGLRDALDPRMNR